A segment of the Mastacembelus armatus chromosome 7, fMasArm1.2, whole genome shotgun sequence genome:
CACTGGTTTAAGTGTCCGAGATGGGCCCTCTTCCTGACCTTGTGCATCGCTCTCCTCTGGCTTCCAGGGGCAGTGGGATCTACCCTAAACTGCCATAAGACGTGCATCTGCGCCTCAAACATAGTGAGCTGCTCCAAGATGAATCTGACCACTGTCCCGACTGGTTTACCCATCTACACCGCTGTGCTGGATCTCAGCTATAACGAGATAACACGGCTGCGATCAGAATGGACCCCAGTCAAGCTCCTGAAGCTCCATAACCTATTACTCAGCCACAATGGTCTCCACTTCCTGTCTTCAGAGGCCTTTGTACATGTGAAATACCTGCGCTACTTGGACCTGTCCTCCAACAAACTGCGGCAGCTGGATGAGTTTATCTTTGAGCCTCTGGTCAACCTGGAGGTCCTCTTACTGTATGATAACCAAATTTCACAGATTGACCGCTCAGCTTTTGTTGGCATGATAAATCTTCAGAAACTGTACCTTAGCCAGAACCAAATCTCCCGCTTCCCTGTGGAACTGGTCAAGGAAAAGTCCCGGCTGGAGAAGCTTAGCCTCCTGGATGTATCCTCCAACAAGATCAAGCAGTTGCCTATTGATGAGCTCCAGGTGCTGCCCGCGTGGATTAAAAATGGCCTCTACTTTCACAATAACCCTCTGCAGTGTCACTGTGATCTGTACACACTCCTCACTCACTGGTACATTAAAAAACTCAGCTCTGCTGTGGACTTTAAAGATGACTATTCATGTATTCTGCCTGGCCCACAGAAAACCCAAGTAGGTGTGTTTGACCTCAGTGGTGACAATATGAACTGCAGCACATTCAAGGAGGCAGATGAAGAGGCTTTCCTGGAGCAAACACTCATCCTCGGCTGTGACACCAAACACAGGGAGATGTTAAAGACCTGGACAACACCTAGTAATGTGCAGGTTAAACCTGGAAGCAACCAGACAGCAAAAGTCTTGCCAGATGGAAGTCTGCAGATTAGTCCAGTGCGACCTGAGGATTCTGGGACCTACACGTGCTTTGCAATGAGTGAGGCCTTCAATGAGACAATCTACGTGGTGCTGAAGGTTCACAACTTCACCATGCACGGGAGCGGGGAGACCCTGAACACAGCGTACACCACATTGGTGGGCTGCCTGGCCAGCGTGGTGCTGGTGCTCATGTACCTTTACCTGACGCCATGCCGCTGTTTCTGCTGCCCCAGCAAGGGTAAGGCTCGGGGTGACGACAGCATCCACTCCTCCATGCTCAGTGTGACACCCACTCATGAGGACCCAGCACTCAAGGGCGAGCTGAACAGGCACGTGGCGTTCATAGACTCCAAGGATTTGCAGGGCCAGAATGGCAAGCTGAACCCAAATGgggatgaggaggatgatgatctGGATGCAGAGGCCAGCTCTCTTATGAGGGGGAAGAGGAAGAAATCAGTAGCAGGATCCATCAGCTCTGTCTTCTCAGACACTCCCATGGTGGTCTGAGGTGAGACGATGGATGCCATATGACTGGATGTATAGGATACATGTGAGCCATGTTGTAGTTTATATAAACTGTGACTGTGACCTTGTGGGAGGAAGTAGTTGATGACAAGTGAAAAATAAGGATCTTAAAGGGAGTAAAAATTAACTGTCTTGTTGTCGAAGAGGACAATAATCAAGACTTTTCCAGCATTTTAATCTGTAGCACTTAAAATCCATACTGTGAAGGAATGGCAGTGTATATGGACAGTGGAAACCACTTAAGTCTTATGAGCGTAAAAGGTAGATATGTTGTTGATATTAGCACTCAGGAATTGATTAATTGCTAAAGCGTGGGAATTACAATAGATACACAGCACACAGGTTAAAATTAgatttcaaaacacaaaatacttcAGAACATATATATTGAAACCATGGATGGCTCTGaattatatttattatgaaAAATAGAATAGATTGCATCTTATATAAACATTGGAACACATTTGACCTTCCTTGATCAACACAAGGACAAAGAGACTTAACAGACCACATGCAGTCACCAGGTTATGAATACCTGTGTCATTAACCTTGAGCCATCTATAGAGAAACAGCATGCCATAAGCCCACATTATAAAGGActgatcagtgtgtgtgggaTAAAGGAAATGTGGAGTCATcagacatttattcatttatatggAAACAAAAGTAGCACAAACATGATATCAAGAGACCATCACAGGTCATTTGCATCCTACTTCATATCCAGTACTTAGTTACACTCAGATATAGTTATCAGACTCATCCTTGTTCATATTAATCATTGTTGTATGTATAGTGATATAGGAAAgctcttttttcctttgctaTGTTAAGGGATAAGTTTATGTAGATGTATGTGATAAAATTGTAAACCAATTGTATATCAAAATAGTTGCCTCTTAGTTAATGCACAACTACAGTATAACCCAAAATAA
Coding sequences within it:
- the amigo1 gene encoding amphoterin-induced protein 1, whose amino-acid sequence is MLQPVIKTGDSLLETLPHWFKCPRWALFLTLCIALLWLPGAVGSTLNCHKTCICASNIVSCSKMNLTTVPTGLPIYTAVLDLSYNEITRLRSEWTPVKLLKLHNLLLSHNGLHFLSSEAFVHVKYLRYLDLSSNKLRQLDEFIFEPLVNLEVLLLYDNQISQIDRSAFVGMINLQKLYLSQNQISRFPVELVKEKSRLEKLSLLDVSSNKIKQLPIDELQVLPAWIKNGLYFHNNPLQCHCDLYTLLTHWYIKKLSSAVDFKDDYSCILPGPQKTQVGVFDLSGDNMNCSTFKEADEEAFLEQTLILGCDTKHREMLKTWTTPSNVQVKPGSNQTAKVLPDGSLQISPVRPEDSGTYTCFAMSEAFNETIYVVLKVHNFTMHGSGETLNTAYTTLVGCLASVVLVLMYLYLTPCRCFCCPSKGKARGDDSIHSSMLSVTPTHEDPALKGELNRHVAFIDSKDLQGQNGKLNPNGDEEDDDLDAEASSLMRGKRKKSVAGSISSVFSDTPMVV